A single genomic interval of Campylobacterota bacterium harbors:
- a CDS encoding RecB-like helicase, which yields MAFEPFLAYEASAGSGKTFNLVVRYLSLLFLGEDPRTIVALTFTNKAANEMLERMVQTLEHLHERGELQAIAEVCGIPAGEILARRSEVLRRFLHADVQISTIDKFFGRILRKFALNAGLMPTFRTTQNHHEVRLLERFLNEVEVARSTPALVHLSILSEKRLGALFTLLSQLYAKHKEFDLDAYAGVEAGEERSAQIMEYAFALRSMLIAKPLSDRSRATMEFSDLASLLEKTWVFKETLEYWDFKKHYEPAMDDLLRKLQSALQEHFRRREALYFKELFTLLKLYIKSRRAIALQSNELSFDDITLNVHTLLREKLESEFLYFRLDAHLKHLLLDEFQDTSVIQFDILRPLIEELRAGSGVKEGGSFFFVGDVKQSIYRFRGGVSALFHRVAELFDVRIEPLRVNYRSRSTIVEFVNRTFAEKIAGYTPQQSPEKLAGGYVETLAGADPLESLLGCVERLIGNGSAPEEIAVLTVTNSDGGAVEEYLSQRGYEVVTETTAKLVSQRSVRAVIEYLRYCYFDAPIYRFNAAALLGVGADDVQRVLLADPVEAAIGFVRRYEIADKSALMFIEALRGYRDLEEAVFEVDRLETASPQSDLRGIRIMTVHKSKGLEFEHVIVLDQLGRPRAKNDPIVYEYDGASLIGLHYRIKEREKLDPRYAAALEKEKKAAEEDRLNALYVALTRAVESLHIIAKEKGSWFEPLGLVPAQWGELRRRETAPKTPQTLESLSYRGMRFGTQEEAASLPREEAFDYDAAQFGTALHYVLEMLGSFSADALGDALEAARNRYGATLRPGAIDEIAQRAGRLLADPFFLRITRGEVRKEQTLRHRGAIHVIDLLIRSEEGWIVVDYKSGREDEGKYRAQVLRYADAVAAATNQKVRGYLCYLLSEGIEWEECL from the coding sequence GTGGCGTTTGAACCCTTTTTGGCGTACGAGGCGAGCGCGGGGAGCGGCAAGACTTTCAACCTCGTCGTACGTTATCTGAGTCTGCTGTTTCTGGGAGAAGACCCCCGAACGATCGTGGCCCTTACCTTTACGAACAAGGCGGCCAACGAGATGCTCGAACGGATGGTGCAGACGCTCGAACATCTGCACGAGAGGGGGGAGCTGCAGGCGATCGCCGAAGTGTGCGGCATCCCGGCCGGGGAGATCCTCGCGCGGCGGAGCGAAGTGTTGCGCCGTTTTTTGCACGCCGACGTACAGATTTCGACCATTGACAAGTTTTTCGGGCGGATTTTACGTAAATTCGCCCTCAACGCCGGATTGATGCCGACGTTCAGGACGACCCAGAACCATCATGAAGTGCGGCTTCTGGAGCGGTTTTTGAACGAGGTGGAAGTCGCGCGCTCCACCCCGGCGCTGGTTCATCTGTCGATACTGAGCGAAAAGCGGCTGGGTGCGCTGTTTACGCTGCTCTCGCAGCTGTACGCAAAGCACAAGGAGTTCGACCTCGACGCGTACGCCGGCGTCGAAGCGGGGGAAGAGAGGAGCGCGCAGATCATGGAGTACGCCTTCGCACTGCGTTCGATGCTGATCGCCAAACCCCTGAGCGATCGTTCCCGTGCCACGATGGAGTTTAGCGACCTGGCGTCGTTACTGGAGAAGACGTGGGTCTTCAAAGAAACTCTCGAATACTGGGATTTCAAAAAACATTACGAACCGGCGATGGACGATCTCCTCCGCAAGCTCCAGTCGGCTCTTCAAGAGCATTTCCGACGGCGCGAAGCGCTCTATTTCAAAGAGCTTTTCACCCTTTTGAAGCTCTATATAAAAAGCCGTCGCGCGATCGCGCTTCAAAGCAACGAACTTTCGTTCGACGACATCACGCTCAACGTTCACACGCTTCTGCGTGAAAAGCTGGAGAGCGAATTCCTCTATTTCCGCCTGGATGCGCATCTCAAGCACCTGCTGCTTGACGAGTTTCAGGATACGAGCGTGATCCAGTTCGACATCCTTCGCCCGCTGATCGAGGAGCTGCGTGCGGGTTCCGGGGTCAAAGAGGGGGGCAGTTTCTTTTTCGTCGGCGACGTCAAACAATCCATTTACCGCTTCCGCGGAGGGGTGAGCGCGCTGTTTCACCGGGTCGCGGAGCTTTTTGACGTCCGGATCGAGCCGCTGCGGGTCAACTACCGCTCGCGCAGCACGATCGTCGAATTCGTCAACCGGACGTTTGCGGAGAAAATCGCGGGGTACACCCCGCAGCAAAGTCCCGAAAAGCTCGCCGGAGGATACGTGGAGACCCTCGCAGGCGCCGATCCGCTCGAATCGCTTTTGGGGTGCGTGGAACGGCTGATCGGCAACGGCTCCGCACCCGAAGAGATCGCCGTTTTGACGGTCACCAACAGCGACGGGGGGGCGGTCGAGGAATACCTTTCGCAGCGGGGGTATGAGGTGGTCACCGAAACGACCGCGAAACTGGTGTCGCAGAGGAGTGTGCGTGCAGTCATCGAGTATCTGCGCTACTGCTATTTCGATGCGCCGATTTACCGGTTCAACGCCGCCGCGCTGCTGGGGGTCGGGGCCGACGATGTCCAGCGCGTCCTTCTCGCCGATCCCGTGGAGGCGGCGATCGGTTTCGTGCGCCGTTACGAAATCGCCGACAAAAGCGCGCTGATGTTCATCGAGGCGCTGCGGGGTTACCGCGATCTGGAAGAGGCGGTGTTCGAGGTCGACCGGCTCGAAACCGCTTCGCCGCAAAGCGATCTGCGGGGGATACGGATCATGACCGTCCATAAATCCAAGGGGCTGGAATTCGAGCATGTGATCGTCCTCGACCAGCTGGGGCGTCCGCGCGCGAAAAACGATCCCATCGTGTACGAATACGACGGTGCGTCGCTGATCGGGCTGCATTACCGGATTAAAGAGCGTGAAAAGCTCGATCCCCGTTATGCGGCGGCGCTCGAAAAAGAGAAAAAAGCGGCCGAAGAAGACCGTCTCAACGCTCTGTACGTGGCGCTGACCCGTGCTGTCGAATCGCTCCACATCATCGCGAAGGAAAAAGGGTCGTGGTTCGAACCTCTCGGGCTGGTTCCGGCGCAATGGGGGGAGCTGCGGCGGCGGGAAACGGCGCCCAAAACGCCGCAGACGCTGGAGAGCCTTTCGTACCGGGGAATGCGGTTCGGCACGCAGGAGGAAGCCGCTTCGCTCCCGCGTGAAGAAGCCTTCGACTACGATGCGGCGCAGTTTGGAACGGCGTTGCATTACGTTCTTGAAATGCTGGGGAGTTTTTCGGCCGATGCCCTCGGCGACGCTCTCGAAGCGGCCCGAAACCGCTACGGCGCGACGCTGCGTCCCGGAGCGATCGACGAGATCGCCCAGAGGGCCGGACGACTGCTGGCCGATCCGTTTTTCCTCCGCATCACGCGGGGGGAAGTGCGCAAGGAACAGACGTTGCGCCATCGCGGCGCGATTCACGTAATCGATCTGCTCATCCGCAGCGAGGAGGGGTGGATCGTCGTTGATTACAAATCGGGGCGGGAGGATGAGGGAAAATACCGTGCCCAGGTCCTCCGCTACGCCGACGCGGTCGCTGCGGCGACGAACCAAAAGGTCCGCGGCTATCTGTGTTATCTCCTCTCCGAAGGGATCGAATGGGAAGAGTGCTTATAA
- the rplM gene encoding 50S ribosomal protein L13: MKFTKIATPEQIERKWVLIDAEGKTFGRLMTEIATRLRGKDKPYFTPNVDCGDFVVVINASKAVINGNGKNATKTYHRHTGYFGNVKSEKFVELIATNPEKVFKLAARGMLPKTKLGRVMLKKLKVYAGGEHPHSAQIAK, encoded by the coding sequence ATGAAATTTACAAAAATTGCCACACCAGAGCAAATCGAGCGTAAATGGGTTTTGATCGATGCGGAAGGGAAAACGTTCGGTCGTCTCATGACAGAAATCGCTACCCGTCTTCGCGGAAAAGACAAACCGTATTTCACCCCAAACGTTGACTGCGGCGACTTCGTCGTCGTCATCAACGCGTCAAAAGCGGTTATCAACGGTAACGGTAAAAACGCGACCAAAACATACCACCGCCACACCGGTTACTTCGGTAACGTCAAAAGCGAAAAGTTCGTCGAACTGATCGCGACAAACCCCGAGAAAGTATTCAAACTCGCGGCTCGCGGTATGCTTCCCAAAACGAAACTGGGCCGCGTAATGCTCAAAAAACTCAAAGTCTATGCAGGTGGAGAACACCCACACTCTGCGCAGATCGCTAAGTAA
- the rpsI gene encoding 30S ribosomal protein S9, giving the protein MAKTYATGRRKTSIAKVWLAPGTGKITVNGLSLDAWLGGLEAKKLRVTQPLSLTKQDTSVDIVATTLGGGFSGQADALRHGISRALCTFDPSFRAILKPFGMLTRDSRVVERKKPGKRKARRSPQFSKR; this is encoded by the coding sequence ATGGCAAAAACGTATGCAACCGGCAGAAGAAAAACTTCGATCGCAAAAGTATGGCTTGCTCCGGGTACAGGTAAAATCACTGTAAACGGTCTTTCACTCGACGCTTGGCTCGGTGGTCTCGAAGCGAAAAAACTGCGTGTTACGCAGCCTCTTTCACTGACAAAACAGGATACATCGGTCGATATCGTCGCGACAACGCTCGGCGGCGGTTTTTCAGGACAGGCCGATGCGCTTCGCCACGGGATCTCTCGTGCACTCTGCACTTTCGATCCTTCGTTCCGTGCGATTCTCAAACCTTTCGGTATGCTTACCCGCGACTCTCGTGTCGTCGAACGTAAGAAACCGGGTAAACGCAAAGCGCGCCGTTCTCCTCAGTTCTCGAAACGTTAA
- a CDS encoding LTA synthase family protein, with protein MRIVKELFKLYLLFIALFFLGRLGLYLLYFDRLGDITLAESLLSFLYGLKLDTMAVSIILVIPALILTAMPRRGAAWGKRLIDGWVLVFLLLALFVENATFPFVAQYDVRPNYLFVEYLKYPQEVSSMILKEYPLQLALAGVMMGFAAWAYVRFFPRRFVEAMQPPQWQRLLLLFPILLVLFIGIRSSFGHRPANISDALYSTNRLANEIAKNSLYSVGYAYKSYAKEEDILKRYGKMDVREAYARVSARLNIPLGSPLPFTRSEPTRFPSEEPKNLVIFIQESMGAQFVGFCGGDAAVTPNMEKLSREGLAFTNLYSNGTRSIRGLAGVTSGWLPLAGDEVVKRNKSQSDFFTVASLLKPLGYKSSFIYGGEGRFDNMRGWYLGNGFDEVIEQKDYKNPTFVSTWGVSDEDLVMKANEKFKAHAAKGEKFVSVLFSSSNHSPFELPEGKIEFLPGKPKYGVENAVKYADFAVGRLFELAKKERYYNNTVFVVVADHNVRVYGDDVVPVNMFHIPALIVAPGLKPQTFDKLSSQPDVLATALDLIGTDLTYPVLGHSVFSDAKQEISLMMFNDTFALRSEDRIAVVQPGKAPETFLYAQARLHPSAHDAELEKDLLAFITVLDDMYSKKLFRAR; from the coding sequence GTGCGGATCGTCAAAGAACTCTTCAAACTCTACCTCCTCTTCATCGCCCTCTTTTTTCTGGGGCGGCTTGGGCTTTATCTCCTTTATTTCGACCGTCTGGGTGACATCACGCTTGCCGAATCGCTCCTCAGTTTTCTCTACGGTCTCAAACTCGATACGATGGCCGTCTCGATCATCCTCGTCATCCCCGCCCTGATCCTCACCGCGATGCCCCGCCGCGGAGCAGCATGGGGCAAACGCCTCATCGACGGGTGGGTTCTTGTTTTCCTCCTGCTGGCGCTGTTCGTCGAAAACGCCACGTTCCCCTTCGTCGCGCAGTACGACGTCCGCCCCAACTACCTGTTCGTCGAATATCTCAAATACCCGCAGGAAGTAAGCTCGATGATCCTCAAAGAGTACCCGCTGCAACTCGCCCTCGCCGGGGTAATGATGGGATTCGCTGCATGGGCTTACGTGCGCTTCTTCCCCCGACGTTTCGTCGAAGCGATGCAACCGCCGCAGTGGCAGAGACTGCTGCTGCTCTTTCCGATCCTGCTGGTCCTTTTCATCGGAATCCGCTCCTCTTTCGGCCACCGCCCGGCCAACATCTCCGATGCCCTCTACAGCACCAACCGCCTGGCCAACGAAATCGCGAAGAACTCCCTTTACAGCGTCGGATATGCCTACAAAAGTTATGCCAAGGAAGAGGACATCCTCAAACGCTACGGCAAAATGGACGTGCGCGAAGCCTACGCCCGGGTCTCCGCGCGTCTCAACATCCCGCTGGGCTCGCCCCTCCCCTTCACCCGCAGCGAACCGACCCGTTTTCCTTCCGAAGAGCCCAAAAACCTCGTCATTTTCATCCAGGAGTCGATGGGAGCGCAGTTCGTCGGATTTTGCGGAGGGGACGCCGCCGTGACGCCCAACATGGAAAAACTCTCCCGTGAAGGGCTTGCCTTTACCAACCTCTACAGCAACGGAACCCGAAGTATCCGGGGACTGGCCGGGGTGACGTCGGGATGGCTCCCCCTCGCTGGGGATGAAGTGGTCAAACGCAACAAATCCCAAAGCGACTTTTTCACCGTCGCTTCCCTGCTCAAACCGCTCGGATACAAATCGAGTTTCATCTACGGCGGCGAGGGGCGCTTTGACAACATGCGCGGCTGGTACCTTGGGAACGGGTTTGACGAAGTGATCGAGCAAAAAGACTACAAAAATCCCACCTTCGTCAGTACCTGGGGGGTAAGCGACGAAGACCTCGTCATGAAAGCGAACGAAAAATTCAAAGCACACGCCGCCAAAGGGGAGAAATTTGTCAGCGTCCTCTTTTCAAGTTCGAACCACTCCCCCTTCGAACTCCCCGAAGGAAAAATCGAATTTCTACCGGGCAAACCAAAATACGGAGTCGAAAACGCGGTCAAATACGCCGACTTCGCCGTCGGAAGACTGTTTGAACTGGCCAAAAAAGAGCGGTATTACAACAACACGGTTTTCGTCGTCGTCGCCGACCACAACGTCCGTGTTTACGGGGACGACGTCGTCCCGGTCAACATGTTCCATATCCCCGCGCTGATCGTCGCGCCGGGGCTGAAACCCCAGACGTTCGACAAACTCTCCTCGCAACCCGACGTCCTCGCCACGGCGCTTGATCTGATCGGAACCGACCTGACCTATCCGGTGCTGGGGCATTCGGTCTTCAGCGACGCGAAACAGGAAATTTCGCTGATGATGTTCAACGATACCTTCGCCCTGCGCTCCGAAGATCGCATCGCCGTTGTGCAGCCGGGCAAAGCGCCCGAAACGTTCCTCTACGCACAGGCTCGCCTGCACCCCTCGGCCCATGACGCCGAACTCGAAAAAGATCTTCTGGCGTTTATTACCGTTTTGGATGACATGTACAGCAAAAAACTTTTCCGCGCCCGTTAA
- a CDS encoding PepSY domain-containing protein, with product MITDKDQEVPMRYALLLAALLSSAVFARIDSSVKVPAPLHELAVFGNHASHPVQKMKVRQQLQRLAPLSCEEVKTKLSAQGFRIEQIALRDVASNLLYVGWGYDTNEKAVKVFVDPATGTVVHREERS from the coding sequence ATGATTACGGATAAAGATCAGGAGGTTCCCATGCGTTACGCCCTTTTGCTTGCAGCGTTGCTTTCTTCGGCGGTTTTCGCCCGAATCGATTCGTCGGTCAAAGTTCCGGCTCCTCTGCATGAACTCGCCGTTTTCGGCAATCATGCCTCCCATCCGGTCCAGAAGATGAAAGTGCGCCAGCAGCTTCAACGACTTGCGCCCCTGAGCTGCGAAGAGGTGAAAACCAAACTCTCGGCACAAGGTTTTCGGATCGAGCAGATCGCTCTGCGCGACGTTGCTTCGAATCTGCTGTACGTCGGATGGGGATACGACACTAACGAGAAAGCGGTCAAAGTGTTCGTCGATCCGGCGACCGGCACGGTCGTCCACCGTGAAGAGCGCTCATGA
- a CDS encoding TolC family protein — translation MILRSFWTAALLAIPATLGAMTFDELSRIAYERSLEQSAAQGQQEALQHEKSAYGAFEPLYLEGATRRIRADDPSGNGNEYSMMVGMTAKNPWVKEAKNAEFDAAIRRAQGDSELRKTLIQSRLKHEYLLAELAREEAEIYRRKQESAEQGYAIARKKHEAGRISQMELVRFETELGVARKEASEALIAYRTHQDTLREMTHIDTEIRVDDLSFRFVDAGTWEETIKRSAVLEQFSLAEKELSSQIETLRRSMVETVGFGVGMTREPTQHSVDVRVSIPLSFGAKNERRIAALMAMRSAAAAQKELTARKLSIAAEQSFRKLGELQRLIGEALAMQKRHEALHVMAAKGFEGGVVGQFEYLETKNRFYAAQAETLRLKRDYLDEIAKTEEKVGRIWE, via the coding sequence ATGATACTTCGGAGTTTTTGGACCGCCGCTTTATTGGCGATTCCCGCGACGCTGGGTGCGATGACGTTTGACGAACTCAGTCGTATCGCTTACGAACGCTCTCTTGAACAAAGCGCGGCGCAGGGGCAACAAGAAGCGCTTCAGCATGAAAAAAGCGCGTACGGTGCATTCGAACCGCTTTATCTGGAAGGGGCCACACGCCGCATCCGTGCCGACGATCCCAGTGGGAATGGGAACGAGTATTCGATGATGGTGGGCATGACCGCAAAAAATCCGTGGGTCAAAGAGGCCAAAAATGCCGAGTTCGATGCCGCCATCCGTAGAGCGCAAGGGGATTCTGAGCTTCGCAAGACCCTGATACAAAGCCGTCTCAAGCACGAGTACCTTTTGGCGGAACTGGCCCGGGAAGAGGCGGAAATCTACCGCCGAAAACAGGAATCGGCCGAACAAGGGTATGCGATCGCGCGGAAAAAACACGAAGCGGGGAGAATATCGCAGATGGAGCTTGTCCGGTTTGAGACCGAGCTCGGCGTCGCCCGCAAAGAGGCATCCGAAGCGCTGATCGCCTACCGCACGCACCAGGATACGCTCCGCGAAATGACCCATATTGATACCGAAATCCGTGTTGACGATCTGTCGTTTCGGTTCGTCGATGCCGGGACTTGGGAAGAAACGATCAAACGCTCGGCGGTGCTGGAGCAGTTTTCACTTGCCGAAAAAGAACTCTCCTCGCAGATCGAAACGCTTCGCCGTTCGATGGTCGAAACGGTCGGCTTCGGTGTGGGAATGACCCGCGAACCGACGCAGCACAGCGTCGATGTGCGCGTGAGCATCCCTTTGTCGTTCGGAGCGAAAAACGAGCGCCGTATTGCGGCACTGATGGCGATGCGCAGCGCGGCGGCGGCTCAAAAGGAGCTGACCGCCCGAAAACTTTCCATTGCGGCGGAACAGTCGTTCCGCAAGCTCGGAGAGTTACAGCGCCTGATCGGGGAGGCTTTGGCGATGCAAAAACGGCATGAAGCCCTTCATGTAATGGCGGCTAAAGGGTTCGAAGGGGGCGTGGTCGGACAATTCGAATACCTGGAGACGAAAAACCGTTTTTACGCTGCTCAGGCCGAAACGCTTCGGCTCAAACGCGATTATCTGGACGAGATCGCCAAAACGGAAGAAAAAGTCGGGAGAATATGGGAATGA
- a CDS encoding efflux RND transporter periplasmic adaptor subunit has product MKILVMALLCSVAAFGTIKMSDAQIKKLGIRAQKVQSVQSDTMGPFIGTFDYADERSSVYTLSSEATVAGVVKKPGDAVKAGEIVCTIASSELLAASYELTDVRQRLKIVREYAKKDEALFREGVLSLREAQRSALEVSSLKAKEAEVSGRFRYAGADSRPSEGMTFAIRAKRTGVISEGPVMGGEKIAAFVPYLKLSDASVLNALIMVPPKQLAFIRKGAAVNDKNGKRIGTITSVSVSVNRMNNSGAAVARITNPDPSFRAGTSAEMYIAAVEKSRWVLLPRSSLTKYKNRDICFVRVQGGFAPKTVEVRKYFKDHVAVSGEGFTPATQVVSSGTISLKGALGGMGFE; this is encoded by the coding sequence ATGAAAATTTTAGTGATGGCGCTTTTGTGCAGCGTTGCGGCTTTCGGGACGATCAAAATGAGTGACGCCCAGATTAAAAAACTGGGGATCAGGGCTCAAAAGGTGCAGTCGGTTCAGAGCGACACGATGGGCCCTTTCATCGGGACGTTCGATTATGCCGACGAACGCTCGTCGGTCTATACCCTCAGCAGCGAAGCGACGGTGGCCGGGGTCGTCAAAAAACCCGGGGACGCGGTCAAAGCGGGAGAGATTGTGTGCACCATCGCTTCATCCGAACTTCTCGCGGCCAGTTACGAACTCACCGACGTGCGGCAGCGTCTGAAAATCGTCCGCGAATACGCCAAAAAAGACGAAGCGCTGTTCCGGGAGGGGGTTTTATCGTTGCGTGAAGCCCAAAGAAGCGCCCTGGAGGTATCGAGCCTTAAAGCCAAAGAGGCCGAAGTATCCGGTCGTTTCCGGTATGCGGGAGCCGACAGTCGCCCAAGTGAGGGGATGACGTTTGCCATTCGGGCGAAGAGAACGGGCGTCATCTCCGAAGGGCCCGTCATGGGGGGCGAAAAAATCGCCGCGTTCGTTCCGTATCTGAAACTCTCGGATGCGTCGGTACTCAACGCGCTCATCATGGTTCCCCCCAAGCAGCTCGCTTTTATCCGAAAAGGGGCAGCGGTGAACGACAAAAACGGAAAACGGATCGGGACGATTACCTCGGTCTCGGTCTCGGTCAATCGGATGAACAATTCGGGTGCGGCCGTCGCGCGGATCACGAACCCCGATCCCTCTTTCCGCGCGGGTACGTCGGCGGAGATGTACATTGCGGCGGTTGAAAAAAGCCGCTGGGTGCTTCTGCCTCGCTCGTCGCTGACCAAATACAAAAACCGCGACATCTGTTTTGTCCGGGTTCAAGGGGGATTTGCCCCCAAAACGGTCGAAGTACGCAAATACTTCAAAGATCACGTCGCGGTAAGCGGCGAGGGGTTCACCCCCGCAACGCAGGTGGTCAGCAGCGGAACCATTTCGCTCAAAGGCGCGCTCGGCGGAATGGGATTTGAGTAA